The genomic interval CAATAGCGAACCTTCAAATTCATTTTccattgtaaagaaaatagtattTATGTTAGATTTGATATTGATACTATAACACCAGTACTGATAAGATTATCGTGTATTATCTTTTACTTTGCTCACCAATTCTTTCAACTTAATCTTAAATGCATCATATAGTATAATTTTACTTACCCTTCATCCTCAATCACTCTTTATCTTTAAAAATAAGTCTGATCGTCGAAAAAGACAATTAGTGTTGCAATTGCAATTACGACAATTATACATTTATAAGTAGAgcataatatacatataatatagtatataataaaatgggTCCAGTGTAACATTGTCTCCAGTTTACTCTTCTCACTACTAGATATTAGATAATAGTGAGCAAATTCCAATTGCATTGCAATTCTAATGTTGTTCTCACTTCTGATGAGCCATGGAAAAATACAAACTTGTCTATGTGAAGACCTCTCACACAACATGTACACTGCTCCTTTTCCTCTTATTATGAGAgaagacaaaaagaaaaaagaaaaaagaaaaaaagaagtaatGCTTTCACCATCCGCTGTACATGTCACCTAAGTATACACTTTTGACAACCCAAACTCAATTGATACTTCACAGCTCTTTCCACAGGTTGAAAAAggggagaaagaaaaaaaaaagagaaataggaaacaaattagaatatgaaaaaCATGAGTAAAGTGTgtccaataattataatatcctAACCCTCTTAAATTCAAATTCTTCTTTAGCTCTTATTGCTGGAGCCAAGGCTCTCGTAGAACAAGATGTACCCGTGATCTGTGTTACTCGAGTATTCCTGCGCCGATCCAAAGAATGTTTGCACAGCAGACTCATCTATCATCTCAACATTCTCATCATCAAAAAATAACCAGTGGTTATGGCTCTTCACAAGACTGACGTAGTGTCCATGGTTTGGCCCACTCCCGACATGCACAACAACAGCAAACAGGGAGTACTCAGAGTCTGCATCTTCTACTGTGTTGCTCAGCTTCAGCTCAAGGGGGAAGACAACTCGATAAGAGAGCTTCTTGTAGCGTCCAAGCTGTTCGATATATTTGAAACGCTTTAGATGGATTACCAAGATGTGAGGTGGCTTCTTTATCTTCATCCTTTTCTGTGCTTCTTGCAAACTGCACATGGCAACATTTCCACCAGTCATAAAAAACTAATGAGAATAAGGTCAAATAAACCTCAAGAGATTCaaggttaaaaaaaattataaagttaACAATACTAGAAAATTACATCAAgtctcatattttctttaaaagaacaattttttttgtttgaatctAAACAATATAAAGTAAAATCCCTTATTTATCAGGTATTTCTCCACCACAAGTGAGGTTATCTATACATAACCCGGGGggtcaaaaaaagaaaagtaaaatcCCTTGGAATGTTTTTAGTTTCCTTCTAAATCCAAGTTCAAGCATATAATGGTCTTTTAACACCAGAGACGAATCACTGATGAATAAGCTATCCCTAGATATTTAGGGAGATCCACATAGTGGGCAAAAATCAGAAAAGACTATATCTGTAGCAGAGAGGAAGAGACACCAACCTGCAGCACTTATCACAGAAAAATTTATCCTCGGCATTCAATGTCTCAGTAGAACTGAAGTTCTTCAAACAGCTGGTTATTGAACTGTTCTGCTCGATATCAAGGCTCAAGTCAAAAAAGGTCTCATCCCTTGCTGTCACTGTCTCACACCGCAAGCACCTTGTCTCGTTGGTGAGAAGTCCCTGTTCCAGATAGCCATTAAAAACatgagataataataataataaaattaaaataaaacaaaataaaaaactcaGAGATCATCACTTTAGTGAAGCAATGCCGCACATAAGAAAAACAATAGTATGGAATGCGTAACACAGTTCAGCCACTACACGTGTTAGCAATACAACTACACAACATCATATGAAGTTATGGTTGAACAACATAATATTTAGCATTAACAAGTTACCAACAACCATTTGAAAGataacttaaaattaattataaaagcaTTTACCTGAAAATTTTTGTGCACCCAGGTGACTAATGGCTCTTTTTGAGTACCATTAACCTGACCATTTCTTGGCCCATTGGCTACTGTATCAGGAGGAGATaaagattctttatcactttttGTTGCTTGAGCCTCTTTTTCCAATATATCAACAAGCTCATTCAGCAAGAAATTCAAAAACTCGTGGGCATCCTATAAAAACAGAAGGCATTGTAAAAAATAGTGATTTTAAGTTTAAACagttatttgaaaataatagtAATTCTACATAAACTTGAAGCAAAATATGATTAACATCCTCTTGCCCATTGACAAGAACTTTTTAAATGTTCAAGCAAGAGCAAGTCACACGCTCATATGCAGAGGAAAGTCAATATACCTTTTTACACGTATCCTTTGAGCAAGAAATAATCACTTTAAATATGATGAAACTCGAACATGCAAGACAATACATGAAGTTTTAATTAAAGATCCATATTCATTCTGGGCATTAATTTCTAAGAgtcaaaccatacaaaaaagTAACTGCAGTACCTACCATTGATAAGGCTATTATTCAATCTTTTAATAATGGAACAACAAAGCATATGTTTCATTCAGTTTGATTATTGAAGAAGGTTCTATCATGTACTTTATAAAAGAAAATCATATTATAGATCTTAATTTGGTGCCTTCAGCAAAGGCATTTGATTACCCATGGTATCATCTTTTCATTGTCAACTCTCTCCCTCCCTCCCTCCTCTCTCCCAGGGTTCTATCATGtacttaataaaagaaaatcagATTGTCAGCTTATGCATATTATAGATCTTTATTTGGTGCCTTCAGCAAAGCCATTTGGTTGGTCCTTTCATCTTCAACTCTCTCCCTCCCTCCCCACCCAAAGCAAAAAGCAATGACTTTCTCACAACCAGTGAAAGCTACCAAACAAGGTTGCAAAGTTCCCTCTATGTTCTTCATTGATCCTCTTCACCTATACAATTCATAAAATACCTAACAATTCATACACCTAATGCCGCCCTTCAATTTCAGGAAAAATCCTTTAGTTGTATACACAGTTATCAGTTTGTGACAATTTTGGCTAATGGCTTTGAAGAAACTGCATTTTGTGGTGTtttcatattaaaatatatacctgGTGCATGTAGCTACGGAAAAGTTCATTTTGTTTTTTCAACCTCTGTACAAAGCGCTTAGGAGCAATGACCCCCGTTTTCTTCTTCTGTGAACTTATCTGgacaaagaaaaaaagaggAACAAATCATTTGTTGATCTCTCAACCAATCAGTAAGTCATGACAAGACTTCAGATACAACAACATCATCTATTGTAAATGCCATACCACCAGGAGGGATAACAGGAAGACCCTATTAGCATCATAGTGGATGCTAGATAGAATTCAggcaaaaaaaaacaaaacagaaAGACATACTGTAGAGTCCATGGTTAATTGAGGATGACTTACTTCTGAAAGCTTGTACATGGAGTGAAAAAGCAAGAAaagtaaaacaaaaaaagaTATTAAATCAACATAACTCGCATGGTAATATGTAGAAACACAAAGGTACATACACAGCCAACTTGAGAAAAATCCATGTAAACTTTACAGCACTAAAGCAACAAACAAGGAGAACAGAGGCCAGTAACATAAAGAAAGCATGTAAATAATAGCTGTGTTGATCAAGCTCATCTATAACAAAAACATTCCACCTTGAATTATTACCTGGCTAAACAAATCAGCTAAACACGTCAAGAGATTTTCTTCTGCATCCCCAATACTTTTGGTATTCGAATAGTATTCTAACAACTGTTCGCGAAATGGAACACAAAAATATAGTGCCTGAAGAATAAAAACAATGAAGATCAGGaaacaattttaaaatataatcagCCTCCACTGCCTATTATTTAGCAGATAATAAATATCATATCAACACAAACACCAAACCAGAAGATTGTCTTCCCATTTTTCAtttctccatttttttttattattatggttAAGAGGACAATTCCAATTGTACATGGTACTCTAAAAAAATGTCAACTGGCATTTATACTGTCACACCCCAAAAATGTCTTCTGCAAATATGGTATCCTTGGACTTCAAATGGTCTAAATATAAATCAAACTCATGCTCATTCTGTTCATTTGATtctttttttagttttctctAGATAGCCTATTGAAAACAGAAAGAAAACTATCCAGCTAGTATAATTTCTTTCTCTTATCCTCTACATTTGGAGCCGAATCAAACACCGTTAGTATCGTAGGGTAATGTGATAAAATACAAATCGGCTCTTACGTTTGCCTTGAACAAAGTGgcagaaaacaacaaaaattacACAAGCAACGagtccttttttttttggatcaaAAGTAACGAGTCCTATTATGAATGAATTGGAACCAAAATCCCTTATTCCTTATTATACTTCGCAATAACATAATCGAACACTAATATCAACACGCACAAAGGGGTATATCTTGATACTCAACAGAGTAGCAACAAAAAagaaaacgaaaagaaaattaataaagaaattaaTTCATCCAGAACGAAATGAAATATCAAATCCTATAATTCAAATGAATATGTAACAACACAAAATTCACAgaacaataacaataacaagACTTTGGTCCTCTTGCACGCCAAGCTCTATTGTAACACAAGAATTCAGTAAAAATAAGAGCAAATTCAAAGAAAACCAAGTCAAATCCTTTCATTCCAATCGAAAATGAAAATCGATGAAACGAagacttaaaaaagaaaaaaacatacCTGCAAAACGCTATTACAGTAGCAAGTGTTGCCGAAATTCTCAAGGCCAAAGTATCGCTCGCCTTCGGGAAATTGGTCACCCAGAGCTTTCTCGAGTTTGGAACCCGCAGCACCCATTAGCGCAGGCCGAAGGGAGAAGTCAATCGAATCGCCGCCGAGTTAGATCCTCAAGGCTCCCTCCGAATCAACTAAGCGACTAGCACCATGGCAATGAACCGATTCGCTTGTAGGTCTCGGTGAGTATCGTCTTCTATGAGATGTTGGAATTGTTAGGGTTTTGGTTCGGAAATTGAAGATTGGAAGACGACGAGGGTTTCGGTCGAGACGAAGTGGAAggaaggaaggagagaaagaaaggaaaataaagaaagaaagaaagaaagtaaGACGAAGAAAATGaagcaaattttattttattttattttatttttgaatttttaatttaataataaaataataaaatgaaggGAATGGAAGtgaattaaatgaaattttaaaataaataagttggattttacttgattaataataaataaaaataaaataaaataaaattggtgATAGTGTAAAATAGAGAGCTGCAATCACGTGTGCCGAACTGTGAATGGAATTGAGTGAGCTGTAATTTTTGTAGATGAAAGAAAACAAAGATTACAAAATAGAGGACAGCAACTTTCACTTGGGCTTCTACTTTTTAGACAAGCCCACTCTCTTTTTAACATAGAGATAATGGggttttttgaaaaatacctcttttattgatcaattaaccaaatttacttttaattttatatttaattgaaacatacctctttttatatgtactgtacccaaaataccctgacataagggAGTCACATGGAAAGTATATTGAGGTGACAGGGATAAAATTGGTAAAGTGTTTAAAAAacgaggtaaaaatgatagactttaaaaaagagggtaaaaataaaagaggacaatataaaaagagtatAGAGAGTCTAATTTcctcttatttatttatgaaatctCATTTTCAAAAAACAGTTTCACACCGCATACtcaaattttcattatttttaatttttttattgtgaaataaatttttttatacgtTAAATTTTTACTGTTATTCCAAAGCTATTTTAAAGTTATTCTActgttattttaattgttttattttattactttacggttgttttataaaaagacagtatttttgtaaaaaaattccatgtgacagtaaaattataaacttttacttaaaatttagtatttttgtaaaaacccctaaaaaaattatttcaaaaaaaaaaataaagacaataaaaaaatcacaaaaatacaatgaaattttgaatatctttatggcttttattttattacataaaatataattttttgatatatttttatgttgcatttttgttattttgttgttggttttttgttatttgttattttgataatgctttattattgttttgatgttattttcttgttattttcatttagttttcaTTTAGTTCTATCATTTCGTCAAAAAGAGGCTCTTATGTGTAGAAGAATATTCTTTGGGGTAAATAACTTTTTGATTCGAGTGATTTGTGGAGGGTGGGAGATGGAAGTCATATTAACATTTACAAGGATGCTTGGGTCCCTTCGGCGTCTAGGTCTCGAATTCTATCACCCTAAGTTCTTGGCAATGATAGTGTGACAGCTCTTCTTCGGTCATTTGGTGGAAGTTGGAATGCGGATTTGGTTTGTGCTTCTTTCTTCTCAGATGAAGCTGCAACTATTCTTGCTATTCTTTGGCCTTTACATCCAATGTGTGATAAGTTGATATAGGGCCATGAGGATTTATGCCTTTATAATGTGAATAGTGGTTATTGGTTTGCACTACACAAGGAAGGTTTAGACAAATCTTCTTCATCTATTGGTTTTTCGGGTTGGTGGAATAAACTTTGGAGGCTTAATATTCCTCCAAaggttaaaacttttgcttgtcAAATTTCTTCTAACTAGATTCCTACAAAAAAAATTCATCAGTCATAGTCTCTTAAATGATGGTCTATGCCCAATTTGCAATAATCAATTAGATTCTACTCTTCATGCTTTGTGGGGTTGCTCCTCTCTTGCGCGGTGTCGTAAGTTGTGTGGTTTTTAGCTTGGTGATCCGCTTGCTACTTGTAAGGATTTCTTTGATTTTATTCACCAATTTATTGACTCCCTACCCAAGCATCAGATTGAGTTAATTTTGGTTGTCTTATGGGTAGTTTGGTTTCGAAAGAATAAATGGGTTCATAATCACAAGATCATTTCTCTCGAACTAGTGGTGTCATGGGCTTATGATTTTTTGCCAGCCTATTAAAAGAAAGATGTTCTCGATTCTAGTGGAGAGGAGTCAAGTGGTGTTGTTCAGGTTCCTTTGTCTTCGACACAACATGTGGTGGATCCCTATTGGTCTCCTCCTTTATTGGGTTTCGTTAAAGCCAACATCGATGCCACATTGAATTTGTCTAAGGGTTGTTGTGGCTTGGGTATGATAGTAAGGAACGCTCAAGGAGAGGTTTTGGCATCAACTTCTTAATTCTTTGTTGGAGGTTTCTCACTTAAAATTTCTGAAGCTCTAGCTCTTCGAAGTGCGGGTACTCAATGTTGTTTGTTTGATTTTgataatgttatttttgaattttaaaaatcatTTGTTGTTGGACTCCTCTTTAGGGCTTGTTTTGGACGATTTTGGCTTGTATTTTATTAAGTTCAGTATGGCGAGTCTAGTGCACTGTCCGAAAACTCTTAATATGGTGGCTCATACTTTAGTTGAGTATACTTTGATAACTACTGTTAGCTAGGTTTGGTGGCCCGACTCTCCTCCTTGTATTTAATCTTTTGTTTTGCATGAGACAATTAATGACTGAATGCAAATTTCTGTGTTCTCTTCCTTTTTTTAGAGGTTCTCTCTAAGAAGGTAAAGTTGTTGGGACcatttctctcaaaaaaaaaaaataaatatcatgaaGTGACATCTTGCGAATGATTAGTGATAATAAAATTAGTATATTAAATCATGTGagacttaatatttaattacatcaaTAACGATACAACACATTGAGTAGTAATCAACAACAcacttaaattatatatttttttattaaaaaaattatacaatttttttatctactatttaatttaactataaataaagtTTTAATAAATCTGTATCACAATAAATCAATTATACATTATGGTTGTATGTAAAAAATGTGTGAGTATTATTAGGCATTCTACATCTAATCGAAGTGTtactttacaaaatatatagtaGGATCCGATATTTAATTATAGCAATAAAGGGCATCTTAAATGCCCCTTAACAATTCTTGTAAATTAAGTGTGCTACATCATACATGCACTAAAATACTATTTCATacatgataattatttttatgataacTATTTTTAGAATAACTCTTTTAAAGAATAGTGTCACATCACTACTCTAATAATTGGAGTACACATATATCATTAATTATTGTGTATTGATCGTTGCTTTCGTTTAGATGGACATTGGTTATGTATTTTTTCATGTCTTTTGAACATCTTTTCCTGTCTTGTGATGTGGCGTCTTATTTTTGGCACTCCTCTCCTTTGGGCATCTTTCCAGTGTGTGACACTGGTATCCGAGTTTGGGATTGGGTCAAGTTTCTCTGGGACCTAAACAAAAGAGGGGTTCGAGTTGATGATGTGTTTTTGTATGCCTCGATTGTTGTTGATATTATTTGGAGGACGCGCAATGAGAAGGTCCATAATAACTGTTCTCctgattttaaaaaatgtattgaTAGTATTTGTACTTCTTATGCAGATATACATGTTTCTTTGCTTCCTAGTCCCACTCCAGATCTAAAAGAAGCTTGGTCCCCTCCTCCTCAGGATTGGATTAAGCTAAATTGTGATGTCAATGTGGGATTTAATAGTATGTGCATTGCTGTTGTTGCAAGGGATCATTTTGGCAGAGTCATTAGAATTCAGACGGCTCGGGAAGACTTCTCGGATGTCCTCTATGGAGAAGCTGCGGCTTGTTGCTTGACTGTCTCGGTAGCCTCAGATATTGGTTCTAAATTTGTGATTGTGGAGAACGACTCGAGTGTGGTTATCAATGCTATCAATGGGAAGGACTCTCGTTGGGCGCTTGAAAACTACATCTCATTTTGTACTAAGTCTTCTCCCTGTTTTATTAGTTGTAACTTTGCTTATATTAGTAGATCTTGTAACTTTGCCGCTCACAATGTGGCTAGATGGGCGTTTGCTCATCAGGTGTTTGGGTCTATCCCTGTCTCGGTTGTACCTAACAATATATTGTGTAACGACCGCGAGGTCTAACTATttgaatttataatttaaacgctttttctcaaaaaaaaaaaaaaaaaaaaaaaagaatgtaataattttatgtGGGGGGTTTTATTtgcattttataaaataataaatatattttattattaaaaaaatgaacttaaataatttttaaaaattatttttaatatatttttaattttttttcacatcattttatattaatttcaatacttattttaattttattttcatatatatatattttttatttttttcctaagaaaattttatataatttttttatcataatatttgaaatataatttatttttatttgataagtatattttttaagaatatgaattaaaagaaaaaaattaaaaaaaaattagtacaattaaagatataaattttatataaaataaaaattattaaagtaaGGTGTCTTTAAAATTTTTTGGggtgtaattaaaatttttcttttacttttctATTAAATATTGTTAATGCACTAATATTATTTCACATAGGGTCATAAAAGTTAGAGGATTTGAGTTTGCCTTAAATGAGTTTAGATTGTGTTTTAGTTGACTCGTCTAACCCATTTAATAAACGGATCGTATTCGAGTTGACATGACTAACACAAAATTGACATGTTAATgacatatttaaaattattttaatacttAAACATGTCATAATAGGTCATAAATGTGTTACGTatgttataatatattaatgggttgacatgtttaaataaaatatatttataaacggGTTACACACTCGTTTCGTGTCAATCCATTTATAAACAGGTCGTGTTTGAGTTTCATTTTTAACACAATTATTGAATGGGTCGTGTTCGGTCGAACATATACTTGAAATACATGGGTCTTGACACAACG from Cannabis sativa cultivar Pink pepper isolate KNU-18-1 chromosome 4, ASM2916894v1, whole genome shotgun sequence carries:
- the LOC115714060 gene encoding ubiquitin carboxyl-terminal hydrolase 3 translates to MGAAGSKLEKALGDQFPEGERYFGLENFGNTCYCNSVLQALYFCVPFREQLLEYYSNTKSIGDAEENLLTCLADLFSQISSQKKKTGVIAPKRFVQRLKKQNELFRSYMHQDAHEFLNFLLNELVDILEKEAQATKSDKESLSPPDTVANGPRNGQVNGTQKEPLVTWVHKNFQGLLTNETRCLRCETVTARDETFFDLSLDIEQNSSITSCLKNFSSTETLNAEDKFFCDKCCSLQEAQKRMKIKKPPHILVIHLKRFKYIEQLGRYKKLSYRVVFPLELKLSNTVEDADSEYSLFAVVVHVGSGPNHGHYVSLVKSHNHWLFFDDENVEMIDESAVQTFFGSAQEYSSNTDHGYILFYESLGSSNKS